The Primulina huaijiensis isolate GDHJ02 chromosome 12, ASM1229523v2, whole genome shotgun sequence genome has a window encoding:
- the LOC140990428 gene encoding uncharacterized protein: protein MSRPAADEDEVEQLLRVAQDDVLLKLSLDSHTTRAAAYSINPDLDRRYEALKAQLNPKSTSIPATAAAASESRIDGPEDSDDLFARFAALKKSIPSHNNDEKQSTSKEESDGDDDDEVEKVIKWAVDAARLDPSGTTSDDETDDEVEFDKKKGKKKK from the coding sequence ATGAGCAGGCCAGCTGCCGACGAAGACGAAGTGGAGCAGTTGCTGCGAGTGGCGCAGGACGACGTGCTGCTCAAGCTCAGCCTCGATTCTCACACTACACGCGCCGCGGCATATTCCATCAACCCAGATCTCGATCGACGCTACGAGGCACTCAAAGCCCAACTAAACCCCAAATCAACATCTATACCAGCAACAGCAGCCGCCGCGTCCGAGAGTAGAATTGATGGACCGGAAGATTCGGATGATCTGTTCGCCAGATTTGCGGCGCTGAAGAAATCAATCCCATCTCACAACAACGACGAGAAGCAGAGCACCAGTAAAGAAGAAAGCGATGGCGACGACGATGATGAAGTGGAGAAGGTGATCAAATGGGCGGTGGATGCCGCGAGGCTTGATCCTTCTGGTACAACATCCGACGATGAAACCGATGATGAAGTTGAATTCGACAAAAAGAAAGGTAAAAAGAAGAAATGA